One window of Catonella massiliensis genomic DNA carries:
- a CDS encoding urease subunit gamma yields MQLTEREQEKMMISLAAMIAQNRKDKGIKLNHPESVALITSYILEGAREGKTVEELMNEGGKVLTRKDVMEGIPEMIPMIQVEATFVDGTKLVTIHDPIR; encoded by the coding sequence ATGCAGTTAACAGAAAGAGAACAGGAAAAAATGATGATTAGCCTTGCGGCTATGATTGCACAGAATCGAAAAGATAAGGGGATTAAACTCAATCACCCTGAAAGTGTTGCACTGATAACTAGTTATATACTTGAAGGTGCAAGAGAAGGAAAAACTGTGGAAGAACTAATGAATGAAGGCGGCAAGGTTCTTACAAGAAAAGATGTGATGGAAGGTATACCTGAAATGATACCTATGATTCAGGTGGAGGCTACATTCGTTGATGGAACCAAGCTTGTTACAATTCATGATCCTATACGCTAA
- the ureG gene encoding urease accessory protein UreG, with translation MKRAVRIGVGGPVGSGKTLLIERLTRRMANDYNIGVITNDIYTKEDAEFMVKNSVLSEDRIIGVETGGCPHTAIREDASMNMAAIEELEERFHNELDLIFLESGGDNLAATFSPELVDFSIYIIDVAEGEKIPRKAGQGMIKSDLFIINKIDLAPYVGANLDRMRSDSEKFRSKGTFLFTNLKTDEGLDEVIKWIKKDVLLEDL, from the coding sequence ATGAAAAGAGCTGTAAGGATAGGAGTAGGTGGACCGGTAGGTTCAGGAAAGACACTTCTTATTGAGAGACTTACCCGTAGAATGGCTAACGACTATAATATCGGGGTTATCACAAATGATATATACACCAAGGAAGACGCAGAGTTTATGGTGAAAAACTCCGTTTTGTCAGAAGACAGAATAATAGGAGTAGAAACAGGCGGATGCCCTCATACTGCAATCAGAGAGGATGCTTCAATGAATATGGCGGCCATTGAAGAACTCGAGGAAAGATTTCATAATGAACTTGATTTGATTTTTTTGGAAAGCGGCGGTGACAATTTGGCGGCAACCTTTAGCCCGGAGCTGGTTGACTTTTCCATTTATATAATTGACGTTGCAGAGGGAGAGAAGATACCTAGAAAAGCAGGACAAGGTATGATAAAGTCAGATCTGTTTATAATAAATAAAATCGATTTGGCTCCTTATGTTGGTGCAAATCTTGATAGGATGAGAAGTGACTCTGAAAAGTTTCGTTCAAAGGGAACATTCCTATTTACTAATCTAAAGACTGATGAAGGTCTTGATGAGGTAATAAAATGGATAAAGAAGGACGTGCTTTTAGAGGATCTTTAG
- the ureC gene encoding urease subunit alpha, with product MSFKMDRETYNSLYGPTVGDSVRLGDTNLFAAIEKDYTIHGQESKFGGGKVLRDGMGVNATELRSENPLIADTIISGVTIIDYTGIIKADIGIRDGKILSIGKGGNPDIMDDVDFVVGASTEAISGEGLIVTAGGIDLHVHYISPGLSHAALDNGITTLFGGGTGPADGSNSATTSPGKYHIHRMLEAVDSEPLNFGILAKGTGAVPETIAEQIEAGAAGIKTHEDWGATFAGIDNSLKAADKYDVQFAVHTDSLNEGGFVSNTINAFGGRTVHTFHSEGAGGGHAPDIMVVAGHKNVLPSSTNPTNPYTRNVIDELFDMTMVCHNLDPKVPEDVAFAESRVRKQTVAAEDVLHDLGAISVMTSDAMAMGRVGEVAMRCWQLADKMKAQRGPLEGDTKYNDNNRIKRYVAKYTINPAIMNGMSSYIGSVEVGKYADLVLWEPAKFGAKPKMVLKAGMITYGVMGDASSSLPTPQPRFMRDLYGARGKAVGSTNITFVSKYAYDHGIKEELHLDKIVLPVMNTRNLTKHDMKLNDYTPSTIKIDPQNFNVTIDGQLITCETVDTIALAQRYYLF from the coding sequence ATGAGTTTTAAAATGGATAGAGAAACCTACAATTCTCTTTACGGACCTACTGTAGGCGACAGCGTGCGTTTGGGAGATACAAACCTTTTCGCAGCTATTGAAAAAGACTATACCATACACGGACAGGAAAGCAAGTTCGGTGGCGGTAAAGTTCTTAGAGATGGAATGGGTGTTAACGCTACAGAATTAAGAAGTGAAAATCCACTTATTGCTGACACCATCATTTCAGGTGTTACAATAATAGATTATACAGGAATAATAAAAGCAGATATAGGTATAAGAGATGGAAAGATTTTATCCATAGGTAAGGGTGGCAATCCTGACATTATGGATGATGTAGACTTTGTTGTAGGCGCAAGCACTGAGGCAATATCCGGAGAAGGCCTGATAGTAACTGCAGGTGGAATTGACCTTCACGTTCACTATATATCACCTGGACTTTCACATGCTGCTCTTGACAACGGTATAACGACCTTGTTTGGAGGTGGTACGGGACCTGCTGACGGCTCAAACTCTGCAACAACATCTCCAGGTAAATACCATATTCACAGAATGCTTGAAGCAGTAGACAGTGAGCCACTAAACTTCGGTATTCTTGCAAAGGGTACAGGTGCGGTTCCTGAAACAATTGCAGAGCAGATAGAGGCTGGAGCAGCGGGAATAAAGACACATGAAGACTGGGGCGCTACCTTTGCGGGTATTGATAATTCTCTTAAAGCTGCGGATAAGTATGATGTACAGTTTGCAGTTCATACCGACTCGTTAAATGAGGGTGGATTTGTCTCAAATACAATAAATGCTTTTGGCGGAAGAACTGTCCACACCTTCCATTCCGAGGGTGCGGGCGGCGGTCATGCACCTGATATAATGGTTGTTGCGGGACATAAGAATGTACTTCCTTCTTCTACCAACCCGACCAACCCATATACAAGAAATGTTATAGATGAGCTTTTTGATATGACAATGGTTTGCCACAACCTTGATCCTAAGGTGCCTGAAGACGTTGCTTTTGCAGAGTCACGTGTCCGTAAGCAGACAGTTGCAGCAGAAGACGTGCTCCACGACTTGGGTGCGATCTCCGTTATGACAAGTGATGCTATGGCTATGGGAAGAGTTGGTGAGGTTGCTATGCGCTGCTGGCAGCTCGCCGACAAAATGAAGGCTCAAAGAGGTCCGCTTGAGGGAGATACAAAGTATAACGATAACAACCGAATCAAGAGATATGTTGCGAAATATACAATAAATCCTGCGATTATGAACGGTATGAGTTCTTATATCGGCTCAGTAGAAGTTGGTAAGTATGCTGACTTGGTTCTCTGGGAGCCTGCAAAGTTTGGTGCAAAGCCTAAGATGGTACTTAAAGCAGGGATGATTACCTATGGTGTAATGGGAGATGCAAGCTCAAGCTTACCTACACCACAGCCTAGATTTATGAGGGATTTATATGGTGCCAGAGGAAAGGCAGTTGGCTCTACCAATATCACCTTCGTATCTAAGTATGCCTATGATCACGGCATTAAAGAAGAATTGCACCTGGATAAAATAGTGTTGCCTGTAATGAATACAAGAAATCTTACAAAGCATGACATGAAACTTAATGACTACACACCAAGCACTATAAAGATAGATCCTCAGAACTTTAATGTTACGATAGACGGACAGCTGATTACTTGTGAAACTGTAGATACTATCGCCCTGGCGCAGAGATACTACTTATTCTAA
- a CDS encoding energy-coupling factor ABC transporter ATP-binding protein, with amino-acid sequence MISIHKGEYFYSDGIGVSNINLDIKEGESACIMGPNGAGKSTLLKILVGLYPLSAGEYLYKGIKVDAALIKDRKKIANIYKSIGLVFQNSDIQLFNNSVRDELAFGPEQMGLSDEEVKERVDEILRLLKIEHLQDRIPYHLSGGEKKLVAIGSVLTMNPDVYIFDEPFNGLSPSYRELILKLMKSLKDSGKTIIISSHHFNQLKDIADKIFVFSKEHTIDRSIMRDEWSKFPSFTEFFDNL; translated from the coding sequence GTGATATCAATACATAAGGGTGAGTATTTTTATAGTGATGGCATAGGAGTTTCAAACATTAATCTGGATATCAAAGAGGGTGAGTCTGCCTGCATCATGGGGCCAAATGGTGCCGGTAAGTCTACCTTGCTTAAAATATTAGTGGGGCTATACCCACTCTCTGCTGGAGAATATCTTTATAAGGGTATAAAAGTTGATGCGGCACTTATAAAGGATAGAAAAAAGATAGCAAATATTTATAAAAGCATAGGACTTGTATTTCAAAATAGTGATATTCAGCTGTTTAATAACTCAGTACGAGATGAACTTGCCTTTGGTCCGGAGCAAATGGGACTATCAGATGAGGAAGTAAAGGAGAGGGTAGATGAAATACTAAGACTATTAAAAATTGAACATCTACAGGATAGAATACCATATCATCTTTCAGGTGGGGAAAAAAAGCTTGTAGCAATCGGCTCGGTGCTAACGATGAATCCTGATGTATACATTTTTGATGAGCCTTTTAACGGTCTTTCGCCAAGTTATAGAGAGCTGATTCTTAAACTTATGAAGAGCCTTAAGGACAGCGGGAAAACCATAATTATCTCAAGCCATCATTTTAATCAGTTAAAAGATATTGCAGATAAAATATTTGTATTTTCTAAGGAGCATACTATAGACAGGTCTATTATGAGGGATGAGTGGAGCAAATTTCCTAGTTTTACGGAATTTTTTGATAATCTATAA
- a CDS encoding urease accessory protein UreD yields the protein MMKKEEYDGITKLHFKLRDGRNYLDKGYRSGNSRISAMLPRTDLIPLYFLVSTGGGFLEGESYYSEVLLDDYCRAILTTQTPSYIYKCENGQETTQLNEITVGEDGFLEYYIDEVIPYENSVFKQDTKIHLKKGAGLILTDGITSGWSKDEKLFSYNRVKLRTKVYRENRLCFNDYLVFEPGKMPINELGFMEGYKNFNSLLVIDDDYNKNWIDLIYSELENEYRGTDSNEETSIFGISEIEEGGFILRIMGDSLHENSKLLYRAIDFYREQLKGLKPLNLRKKQY from the coding sequence ATGATGAAAAAAGAAGAATATGACGGGATTACCAAGCTCCACTTCAAGCTTAGAGATGGAAGAAACTATTTAGACAAGGGGTACAGAAGTGGAAACTCAAGAATTTCTGCTATGCTTCCAAGAACTGACCTTATTCCGCTATACTTTCTGGTTTCTACCGGTGGAGGTTTCCTTGAAGGAGAGAGTTATTACAGCGAGGTTTTGCTTGATGATTATTGCCGCGCAATATTAACGACACAGACTCCCAGCTACATCTACAAGTGTGAAAACGGACAGGAAACAACACAGTTAAACGAAATAACAGTAGGAGAAGACGGCTTTTTGGAGTACTATATAGATGAGGTCATTCCTTATGAAAACTCTGTTTTTAAACAGGATACCAAGATACATCTTAAAAAAGGAGCAGGTCTTATTCTGACAGATGGTATTACATCTGGCTGGTCAAAGGATGAAAAGCTGTTTTCTTATAATAGGGTAAAACTAAGGACAAAAGTCTATAGGGAAAATAGACTTTGCTTTAATGACTACCTTGTTTTTGAACCGGGGAAAATGCCAATTAATGAGCTTGGGTTTATGGAAGGATATAAGAATTTTAATTCCTTACTTGTAATTGATGATGATTATAACAAAAACTGGATAGACCTCATTTACAGTGAACTTGAAAATGAATATAGAGGAACTGATTCTAATGAAGAGACCTCAATTTTTGGGATTTCGGAAATTGAAGAAGGTGGCTTTATACTAAGAATTATGGGCGATAGTTTGCACGAAAACAGTAAGTTGCTTTATAGAGCTATTGACTTTTATAGAGAGCAGTTAAAAGGACTCAAACCTCTAAACTTACGCAAAAAACAATATTAA
- a CDS encoding energy-coupling factor transporter transmembrane component T, whose amino-acid sequence MKEDLFKQETYKEEEFYLPLFLKKNECSDFEFKKSSMFLGKNLNTLSKMLDKIRFTRNEASEKNSPYIRLLEFMILTIVISLSKNLIFLWITSLFFLSKLALFKGSTIISVVKRLFILCLLSFVFILPGVIFANNVNPSLFLFRVGVNLLNLSIFSASTPFPSLVKALRQLGMPMLFVQTMDICYKYIYVLGNVTVSIIEAVKLRCIGMKEDKRLVGAIIGQLYLSTDRYTRELYEAMVLRGYNLNNLRKKRLSFNRYDLLSVLRTVVLLMIFIVLK is encoded by the coding sequence ATGAAAGAGGATTTATTTAAGCAAGAGACATACAAGGAGGAAGAGTTTTATCTTCCTCTTTTCTTAAAAAAAAATGAATGTAGTGACTTTGAGTTTAAGAAATCTTCAATGTTTCTTGGCAAGAACTTAAACACATTGTCTAAGATGTTGGATAAAATTAGATTCACGCGTAATGAAGCTAGTGAAAAAAACTCTCCTTATATTAGGTTACTGGAATTTATGATATTAACAATTGTTATTTCGCTCAGTAAAAACCTAATATTTTTATGGATAACCTCCTTGTTTTTCCTATCAAAGCTGGCTTTATTTAAGGGGAGTACCATTATATCGGTTGTTAAAAGACTCTTCATTTTATGTCTTCTCTCGTTTGTATTTATTTTGCCGGGAGTTATATTTGCTAACAATGTGAATCCTTCACTATTCTTATTTCGTGTGGGTGTAAATTTGTTGAACTTATCGATATTTTCAGCATCTACTCCATTTCCTTCGCTTGTGAAAGCACTCAGACAGCTAGGGATGCCAATGTTGTTTGTACAAACTATGGATATATGCTATAAGTATATATATGTACTTGGCAATGTAACAGTTAGCATAATTGAAGCGGTTAAACTAAGATGTATAGGAATGAAGGAAGACAAAAGACTGGTTGGAGCAATTATAGGGCAGTTATACCTAAGTACTGATCGATATACCAGAGAGCTTTATGAGGCGATGGTTTTACGAGGTTATAATTTGAATAACTTAAGAAAAAAAAGATTATCTTTTAACCGCTATGATTTATTATCTGTGCTTAGGACTGTTGTCTTGTTGATGATTTTCATTGTATTAAAATAA
- a CDS encoding AmiS/UreI family transporter, with protein sequence MLGVILLYVGMVLMSNGFYRLEGIKDKSNVVMNIFTGGLGLILNLAVIAYGAMVGKDASWFYASATGLLFAFTYLYTAINTIFNFDQRLYGWFSLFVAINSIPAGVLCFVGYGGNWMYGVIWWLWGLLWLTAFIEINLKKDLGKFVPCLAIFEGIVTAWIPGFLMLTNHWPN encoded by the coding sequence TTGTTAGGAGTTATTTTGCTTTACGTTGGTATGGTTCTTATGAGTAACGGTTTTTATCGTTTGGAAGGGATTAAGGACAAGTCAAATGTAGTCATGAATATATTCACTGGCGGACTCGGACTTATATTAAATCTTGCGGTAATCGCTTATGGAGCCATGGTTGGCAAGGATGCATCCTGGTTTTATGCTTCTGCTACAGGTTTGCTCTTTGCATTTACTTACCTCTACACCGCAATCAACACAATTTTTAATTTCGATCAAAGATTGTATGGTTGGTTTAGTTTATTTGTAGCTATCAACTCAATCCCAGCAGGAGTGCTTTGCTTTGTAGGCTATGGTGGGAACTGGATGTATGGTGTAATATGGTGGTTATGGGGGCTTTTATGGTTGACAGCGTTTATTGAAATTAACCTCAAAAAAGATTTGGGTAAGTTTGTTCCATGTCTTGCTATTTTTGAGGGTATTGTGACGGCTTGGATACCGGGATTCCTTATGCTTACTAATCACTGGCCAAATTAA
- a CDS encoding urease subunit beta gives MKKYHITGFDTVERSNMIPGEYKSAKEPVEYNKGYDAIKLKVKNVGDRAVQVGSHFHFYEANEEGLKFDREKAYGKRLDIAAGTAVRFEPGEEREVTLIDFGGKRRVYGFNNKVNGFLDIQK, from the coding sequence ATGAAAAAATATCATATCACCGGGTTTGATACGGTGGAAAGGAGCAATATGATACCGGGAGAATACAAATCAGCTAAAGAACCTGTCGAGTACAATAAGGGTTATGATGCAATCAAATTAAAAGTTAAAAATGTTGGAGATAGAGCTGTCCAAGTAGGTTCACACTTTCATTTTTATGAGGCAAACGAAGAGGGACTTAAGTTCGATAGAGAAAAGGCATATGGAAAGAGGCTTGATATCGCTGCAGGTACTGCAGTAAGGTTTGAGCCGGGTGAAGAGAGAGAGGTAACGCTCATCGATTTCGGCGGTAAAAGACGTGTATACGGCTTTAATAACAAGGTTAACGGATTTTTGGATATTCAAAAGTAG
- a CDS encoding urease accessory protein UreE — MIFTKISGNLKDDASVKSKHIETAMVKSDDLSKVILRVKSDHGNEFGIRLSDDEKLENGSYFIIDEGHILALSVIPEEMIIIAPKDINDMGIIAHTLGNLHKPVQVRDGKISLLYDPVVEVNLKKMGTPFCIEKVQLEEALHYANLSSDGAHKHEGEGHKEHPHTH; from the coding sequence ATGATTTTTACTAAAATATCAGGCAATCTAAAGGATGATGCATCCGTGAAAAGCAAGCATATTGAGACAGCAATGGTAAAAAGCGATGATTTGTCAAAGGTGATTCTAAGAGTTAAATCAGACCATGGCAATGAGTTTGGAATTAGGCTAAGTGATGACGAAAAGCTTGAGAATGGCTCGTATTTTATAATTGATGAAGGTCACATACTTGCTCTTTCTGTTATTCCTGAGGAGATGATAATAATTGCTCCAAAGGATATAAATGACATGGGTATCATTGCACATACTTTGGGCAACCTTCATAAGCCTGTACAGGTAAGGGATGGTAAGATTTCTCTTTTATATGATCCTGTTGTTGAAGTAAATCTTAAAAAGATGGGTACCCCATTCTGCATTGAAAAAGTTCAGCTTGAGGAAGCACTTCATTATGCAAACCTTAGTTCAGATGGAGCTCATAAGCACGAAGGCGAGGGACATAAGGAACATCCTCATACACATTAA
- the cbiM gene encoding cobalt transporter CbiM, which translates to MHIPDNYLSPLSCAVTAGVAAPVLAYSVKKVKEAVRDNREMAPMLGVASSLSFLMMMFNVPVPGGTTAHAVGSVLLAILMGPYAASISVSVALILQAFLFGDGGILALGANILNMAIIMPFAGYAIYRFFQKRNLETIGVIISSYVGLNLAALATAIELGIQPILFNDGGVALYNPYGLSVTIPAMMFTHLAVAGFVEAFFTLVIFKFVKRISPEKIQGPVMEDKKQGHSIVTKLRYFIIFLLILTPLGLLAEGTAFGEWSNEELLEILNKTNPGALLPKGLERGFEFNSIFPDYTIPNTNLSIGYILSAVTAILIFFILGKIIQTVIQSKSKTNV; encoded by the coding sequence ATGCATATTCCGGATAATTATCTAAGTCCACTATCTTGTGCCGTAACAGCAGGTGTTGCTGCACCGGTTCTTGCTTATTCTGTAAAGAAGGTTAAGGAGGCAGTAAGAGATAATAGAGAGATGGCTCCTATGCTTGGAGTTGCATCTTCATTATCGTTTTTGATGATGATGTTCAATGTTCCGGTACCCGGAGGTACAACGGCGCACGCTGTAGGCTCGGTTTTGTTGGCTATTCTTATGGGACCGTACGCTGCGTCAATATCTGTTTCAGTCGCTTTAATATTACAGGCCTTTCTCTTTGGAGATGGAGGAATACTGGCACTGGGAGCCAACATCCTTAATATGGCTATAATTATGCCATTTGCTGGTTATGCTATATATAGATTTTTTCAAAAAAGAAATCTTGAGACCATAGGTGTTATTATTTCTTCTTATGTGGGACTTAATTTAGCGGCTTTAGCTACTGCTATAGAGCTGGGAATTCAGCCGATACTATTTAACGATGGTGGTGTTGCGCTTTATAATCCTTACGGACTATCTGTCACCATTCCTGCAATGATGTTTACTCACTTGGCTGTTGCCGGCTTTGTTGAAGCATTTTTTACACTTGTCATTTTTAAGTTTGTTAAAAGGATATCACCTGAAAAAATTCAGGGTCCTGTTATGGAAGATAAAAAACAGGGTCACTCCATTGTGACTAAGCTTAGATATTTTATTATTTTTCTTTTGATACTTACACCACTTGGTCTTCTTGCAGAAGGTACTGCATTTGGAGAGTGGTCAAATGAGGAGCTTCTTGAGATCTTGAATAAGACAAACCCTGGAGCCCTCTTACCTAAAGGTTTGGAAAGAGGTTTTGAGTTTAATTCGATATTCCCGGATTATACTATCCCTAATACTAATCTTTCGATAGGATATATACTATCTGCAGTTACTGCGATTTTGATCTTCTTTATACTGGGTAAGATAATACAGACAGTTATACAGAGCAAATCGAAAACAAATGTATAG
- a CDS encoding urease accessory protein UreF, which translates to MGRKSKTLDLFQICDSTFPIGSFNHSFGMENYLSDGRIKKADDFNIWIKNFFESQFTYGEGLLVLLSLEALSLNKLNLLKDYDRILTISTLAKETRNGTKLIGKQMLRLIEGIHGNIPGLERYMKWIAEGESYGNPAVVFSIFAHSIGIFKEDAFLYYGYSIASTLIQNAVRAIPLGQREGQVILRNINEMLSDLYETAKELSVDDLGANAPGIEMAQIRHERQEARLFMS; encoded by the coding sequence ATGGGGAGAAAATCAAAAACACTAGATTTATTTCAAATCTGTGATTCGACTTTTCCGATAGGAAGTTTTAATCACTCGTTTGGTATGGAGAATTATCTGTCAGACGGAAGGATTAAGAAGGCCGATGATTTTAATATTTGGATAAAGAACTTTTTTGAGTCGCAGTTTACCTATGGAGAGGGGCTCCTTGTACTGCTATCACTAGAAGCCTTGAGCCTTAATAAGCTTAATCTGTTAAAAGATTATGATAGAATACTCACAATATCCACCCTTGCAAAGGAAACGAGAAACGGTACCAAACTGATAGGCAAACAGATGCTTCGCTTGATAGAAGGAATCCACGGGAACATACCAGGACTTGAGAGGTATATGAAGTGGATTGCAGAGGGTGAGTCCTATGGGAATCCTGCTGTGGTGTTCTCAATTTTTGCACATTCTATTGGAATATTTAAAGAAGATGCATTTTTATATTATGGCTACAGTATAGCCTCAACCCTTATACAAAATGCCGTCAGAGCGATACCGCTAGGTCAAAGAGAGGGGCAGGTTATTCTTAGAAATATAAATGAAATGTTATCGGATTTATATGAAACTGCAAAGGAACTGTCGGTTGATGATCTTGGTGCAAATGCACCTGGTATAGAAATGGCACAGATAAGGCATGAAAGACAGGAAGCAAGGCTTTTTATGTCTTGA
- a CDS encoding ammonium transporter: MNINNGDTAFMMLATSMVCLMTPGLALFYGGLARKRNVLFIMMQSFISMGIITLMWIFGGFSLAFGGDIGGVIGNIGDYFALNNINFLPDGTQVTTIPFALFFAYQMMFCVITVPLISGAFAERLNMKGYIGLLIFWTLLVYIPVAHWVWGSGFLSKLGFADFAGGAVIHTTAGFSALAAIYALGKRKIKNTSMAPNNLMIATVGTGLLWFGWFGFNSGGALKADNLAATAFLNTAIGLAAGMMSWCVYALIVRKKVNFVDVLTGSVAGLATITPAAGYVNMVSAVIIGLIAGVICNISLGFQEKNGWDDALGVWGVHGMGGFTGTILIGVFADSNVNTVVPSIHQLLVQAGGAVLIAVYSMIVTFIILKVYGSITNIKPKDEDVVKGLDSTLLDEKAYDIM, from the coding sequence ATGAATATAAACAATGGAGATACAGCATTTATGATGCTAGCAACTTCTATGGTTTGCCTTATGACCCCAGGACTTGCGCTATTTTATGGAGGACTTGCAAGAAAGCGAAATGTACTCTTTATTATGATGCAGTCTTTTATATCAATGGGTATTATTACCCTGATGTGGATATTTGGAGGGTTTAGTCTCGCCTTCGGTGGAGATATAGGTGGAGTTATAGGTAATATTGGCGATTATTTTGCACTTAATAATATTAATTTTTTACCTGATGGAACACAGGTTACAACTATTCCATTTGCTCTTTTCTTTGCATATCAGATGATGTTTTGTGTAATTACAGTGCCCCTTATTAGTGGTGCTTTCGCAGAAAGACTCAATATGAAGGGGTACATTGGTCTTCTTATATTCTGGACATTGCTTGTCTATATCCCTGTAGCACATTGGGTCTGGGGTTCAGGATTTTTATCTAAGCTTGGCTTTGCAGACTTTGCAGGAGGAGCAGTTATACATACAACTGCTGGATTTTCTGCACTTGCCGCGATATATGCACTCGGCAAGAGAAAAATAAAAAATACTTCAATGGCACCTAATAACCTTATGATTGCGACAGTGGGTACCGGGTTACTGTGGTTTGGCTGGTTTGGCTTCAATTCAGGAGGAGCACTAAAAGCAGATAATCTTGCTGCAACAGCATTTCTTAATACTGCAATAGGCCTTGCTGCAGGTATGATGTCCTGGTGTGTATACGCTCTTATAGTTAGAAAAAAGGTAAACTTTGTCGATGTGTTGACAGGTTCTGTTGCAGGTCTTGCGACCATCACGCCTGCCGCAGGATATGTTAATATGGTTTCAGCAGTGATAATCGGTTTAATTGCAGGTGTTATATGTAATATTTCCCTCGGTTTTCAGGAAAAGAACGGCTGGGATGATGCACTTGGAGTATGGGGAGTACACGGAATGGGTGGATTTACAGGAACTATTCTTATAGGAGTATTTGCTGACAGCAATGTAAACACTGTAGTTCCTTCTATTCATCAGTTGCTCGTACAGGCAGGGGGAGCAGTTTTAATAGCTGTATATTCGATGATTGTTACTTTTATAATACTTAAGGTTTATGGAAGTATTACCAATATTAAGCCAAAGGATGAGGATGTGGTTAAGGGACTTGATTCCACACTTCTTGACGAAAAAGCATATGATATTATGTGA